Below is a genomic region from Brassica oleracea var. oleracea cultivar TO1000 chromosome C9, BOL, whole genome shotgun sequence.
CTAACAAAATCCAGGGTCTAGTTTATTCTTTCAGCTGCTTGTAAACCAAAGCCAGATCATGATCAAGAACCGGATCCATTAACAAAAGTATTTCGAGAATTAATATACTCAAAAGTCAACACCCTTATCTAACCTCAATACCAACCCTATCCACAACAATAATTCGACTTTGAGATTCCATCTGAAAGTCTAAACCAAATCTATTATTATACTCAAAACCCGGTTAGGGCTGTGAAACATCAACTCTTTTATTATTTCCATTAAAGACAAGTCTCTAAAACAAACAAGTCGGAACTTAAAAACATTACAAAGTTACATTTCAAAAACAAACAAGGAAAAACAAAAGGTGGTGGTGGTGTCAATCAAATGGGCTGTGTGCACTTCTTCTGAGAATGACCAAGCAAATGACACCTCCCACACTGCACAATCCTCTTCGGTCTCTTCAAATTCTCAACTCTAACCACTTTCTTCTTCGGCCTCCCCGGCGGCCTCCTCGTCTTCGGCGGCCGTATCCTCATCAACCCTCCTTCTCCTCCCTCCTCCTTCCACATCCTCCTATCCGCCACCTCCTTAATCACCCCCGAGTACGTCTGCTGGTAACTCGACACCGTGAAACACGGCTCCGCAAACATATGCACGTTCTGACCGCACGAGATCAGCGCCGCGGCCGCGTGAGCGCACGGCAATCCGTACAGCTCCCAGCGTCTGCAAGAGCACACACGTGTCCTTATGTCAACTATATTAGTTCTCTCCGTCGAGACTATCTCAAACTCCACCTCGTTTGCTCTCAACACTTGGTAACACCTCGCGTCCGACACAGCTTCCGTAACCCGTCTCTCAGCGGAAGGCACGAGTATAGAGTTCCATCTCATGCTCATGTCCCGGCGCGCTTCGAACCAGGAAGATATCTGATGACGGATATGCTCCATCATCTGCGTGATTGGGAGCTCATGGCACTCCAACGCCCAGTTGTACAACACCTCAGTGATCCCTAACCCGAAGTGTCCGTATCTCACGCCTTGGAAGTACGCAACGGCCCAGAGGTGAGGAGGGAAGAGCTCGAACCAGCAAGGCACGTCTTGAGAGATCTCATTCATCTCCGCTATCTTCCCCTCGAACTCCGCGGCCGTGAGCGCGTAGACCGCGCTCCAGAAGATGTTAACGAGCTTCGTGTTCTTAAACGTGTCCCTGAAGCTCTCGCTCACGTAGCGGAGGCAGAACCCGTGGAAGGCCGTGGGGAAATGCGTCTCCACGGCCTCCACGACTCCGCTCTGCCTCTCGGAGAGTATCGTCAGCCTCGGTATTGCGTCCGTATTCATCCCGAGAAGCTTCCTCACCTCTGACAAAAACCAAGACCAATTCTCACCGCTTTCGTTGTCCACAACCGCAATCGCCAGCGGGAACAAACCGTCGTCCGCGTCCACGGCCGCCGCGCAGAGTATCGCTCCCAAGTACTTCCCTTTGAGGTGCGCTCTATCCAGCTCCAGAAGAGGCCTAAAAGAGCTGAAGAACCCGGAGATACACGCCCGGTACGCGATAAACAGCCTCTGGAAACAACTCTCAGGCCCGGAAGCAGTCGCGAACGCCACGCTCCCGGGATTAGACACCTTGATCTGCTCGCAATACGCGGGCAGAAACCGATAGCCTTCCTCGTAAGTGCCGTGAAGCGCAGCCATACTCCTCTCTTTCCCGCGCCACGCCTGCATATAAGAGACCGCGACTCCATGCTCGTCCCTTATGTCCTGCAGTATCTCTTTCGGTTTATACTGAGGGTTGTCTCTGATCCGCGCCTCCACCGATCTAGCGACCCACCCGACGGAAGCCTGCTGGTGGTGGAGGTCGCGGACGCCGTCACACGTGTGCTCGGCGTTCAGCGTTCTCACGGTGAACGTGGAGACGCCGGGGCATTTGGCGGCGTGGATGCGCCAGGGGCAGCCTTCTTTGGAGCATTTGGCGATGAATCTGCTGCGGTCTGATTTGACGATGCGGAGATCGAAGTGGAGAGCGATCGCTAAGTCTTTTAGAGTTCTCCTGCAGGTTTCCACGTCGGGGAACTCTCTGCCGACAGCTAGAGGATGATGATGATGATGCTCTGCTGTTGCCAAAATATCGTCGGAGTCTAGAGTGATTAAAGCTCCTTCCGCCATTATGCATTGCATCTGTCGTCAATGCAAAACACTTATCATCATTACCTACTAGGAAGAGACATAAACAGTCAAAAGAGTAACGGAACACACGAAACCCTAATTTCCAAGCTCAATTGAAACCAAAAGGAGCAACCTTTATGAAATCTAAAGAGACCCATTTAGAGAATCAACAAAATTACATAGATTCCAGACGGAGAAATGAGAGGATTGATTAAAGCTAAAATCACCTTTTTTCCAGAAATTGGATTAACTAATGGGGGATGATGGGATCTTCGATCCGGATTTGTTTGGAAGTTTCGGAGCTGGTTAACAAACTCCGCGAGGCTTTTAAGCGACCATGATTTGAAGCATCTAGGTTTTATTTTTTCAGGGTGGAGGAATTTCAGACGGCGACACGAGAGAAATGAAACAAAGGGGAGAGAGAGAGAGAGATGGGGGAAAGTGGAAGGTTAAACTTAAAAGATTCTGACACGTGTCATGTTTCAAATGGTGTAAATGTTACATTAATTTTTTCCTTGTAGTAAGGATAATCAGGTTCGATTGTTCCAATACAAAATTAATTTTTTTTTAAATGATGATCTGGTTCGTTGACAAATAAAAAAGGATAAATGATGTTTCAAACTATTTCGAAACACAACTCTTAAGACAGTACTGTCTTTTACTAAAAGTCTAAAACGTAACATAAACAAATGCATTTTGGTAAACAAAAGGAGGTATTTGGAAAGTTTAGTGGAAAGTTTGGGCTTCACCAATCTGAAAACGGTGGAGCCAATTGGAATAGGAGGAGGACTGGCAGTGTTCTGGAAGGAGGCTTGCCGTGTGGAAGTACTGCAAGCACACAGAAGAGTCATCGATATGAAGATACACTGGCAAGACAAGATTTTCTTCCTCTCTTGTATCTATGGTGAGCGAGTAAAAGGGAAGAGAAACGAGGTATGGGAAAGGCTCACCCGCATAGGTACCAAAAGGAAAGGGCCTTGGATAATGACTGGCGACTTTAATGAAATGATTGATCCCTCAGAGAAGTTAGGAGGCGCTGCAAGAGACATTGATGAAGGGAAAGAGTTTAGACAGATGCTGCATGCAAACGGGCTCTGGAACATTAAACATTTCGGGTATCAGTTCTCATGGGCAGGTACCAGAAATAACGAAAACGTGCAGTGTAGACTCGACAGAACAGTAGCCAATCAAGAATGGCTTGACATGTTCCCTCAAGCATCAGCAACATATCTGCAAAAAGTCTGCTCTGATCATAGCCCGATTCTCACAACCCTAGTCGACCAGATCCGTAACAGACGCGCTTGCTTCAAGTATGATCANNNNNNNNNNNNNNNNNNNNNNNNNNNNNNNNNNNNNNNNNNNNNNNNNNNNNNNNNNNNNNNNNNNNNNNNNNNNNNNNNNNNNNNNNNNNNNNNNNNNNNNNNNNNNNNNNNNNNNNNNNNNNNNNNNNNNNNNNNNNNNNNNNNNNNNNNNNNNNNNNNNNNNNNNNNNNNNNNNNNNNNNNNNNNNNNNNNNNNNNNNNNNNNNNNNNNNNNNNNNNNNNNNNNNNNNNNNNNNNNNNNNNNNNNNNNNNNNNNNNNNNNNNNNNNNNNNNNNNNNNNNNNNNNNNNNNNNNNNNNNNNNNNNNNNNNNNNNNNNNNNNNNNNNNNNNNNNNNNNNNNNNNNNNNNNNNNNNNNNNNNNNNNNNNNNNNNNNNNNNNNNNNNNNNNNNNNNNNNNNNNNNNNNNNNNNNNNNNNNNNNNNNNNNNNNNNNNNNNNNNNNNNNNNNNNNNNNNNNNNNNNNNNNNNNNNNNNNNNNNNNNNNNNNNNNNNNNNNNNNNNNNNNNNNNNNNNNNNNNNNNNNNNNNNNNNNNNNNNNNNNNNNNNNNNNNNNNNNNNNNNNNNNNNNNNNNNNNNNNNNNNNNNNNNNNNNNNNNNNNNNNNNNNNNNNNNNNNNNNNNNNNNNNNNNNNNNNNNNNNNNNNNNNNNNNNNNNNNNNNNNNNNNNNNNNNNNNNNNNNNNNNNNNNNNNNNNNNNNNNNNNNNNNNNNNNNNNNNNNNNNNNNNNNNNNNNNNNNNNNNNNNNNNNNNNNNNNNNNNNNNNNNNNNNNNNNNNNNNNNNNNNNNNNNNNNNNNNNNNNNNNNNNNNNNNNNNNNNNNNNNNNNNNNNNNNNNNNNNNNNNNNNNNNNNNNNNNNNNNNNNNNNNNNNNNNNNNNNNNNNNNNNNNNNNNNNNNNNNNNNNNNNNNNNNNNNNNNNNNNNNNNNNNNNNNNNNNNNNNNNNNNNNNNNNNNNNNNNNNNNNNNNNNNNNNNNNNNNNNNNNNNNNNNNNNNNNNNNNNNNNNNNNNNNNNNNNNNNNNNNNNNNNNNNNNNNNNNNNNNNNNNNNNNNNNNNNNNNNNNNNNNNNNNNNNNNNNNNNNNNNNNNNNNNNNNNNNNNNNNNNNNNNNNNNNNNNNNNNNNNNNNNNNNNNNNNNNNNNNNNNNNNNNNNNNNNNNNNNNNNNNNNNNNNNNNNNNNNNNNNNNNNNNNNNNNNNNNNNNNNNNNNNNNNNNNNNNNNNNNNNNNNNNNNNNNNNNNNNNNNNNNNNNNNNNNNNNNNNNNNNNNNNNNNNNNNNNNNNNNNNNNNNNNNNNNNNNNNNNNNNNNNNNNNNNNNNNNNNNNNNNNNNNNNNNNNNNNNNNNNNNNNNNNNNNNNNNNNNNNNNNNNNNNNNNNNNNNNNNNNNNNNNNNNNNNNNNNNNNNNNNNNNNNNNNNNNNNNNNNNNNNNNNNNNNNNNNNNNNNNNNNNNNNNNNNNNNNNNNNNNNNNNNNNNNNNNNNNNNNNNNNNNNNNNNNNNNNNNNNNNNNNNNNNNNNNNNNNNNNNNNNNNNNNNNNNNNNNNNNNNNNNNNNNNNNNNNNNNNNNNNNNNNNNNNNNNNNNNNNNNNNNNNNNNNNNNNNNNNNNNNNNNNNNNNNNNNNNNNNNNNNNNNNNNNNNNNNNNNNNNNNNNNNNNNNNNNNNNNNNNNNNNNNNNNNNNNNNNNNNNNNNNNNNNNNNNNNNNNNNNNNNNNNNNNNNNNNNNNNNNNNNNNNNNNNNNNNNNNNNNNNNNNNNNNNNNNNNNNNNNNNNNNNNNNNNNNNNNNNNNNNNNNNNNNNNNNNNNNNNNNNNNNNNNNNNNNNNNNNNNNNNNNNNNNNNNNNNNNNNNNNNNNNNNNNNNNNNNNNNNNNNNNNNNNNNNNNNNNNNNNNNNNNNNNNNNNNNNNNNNNNNNNNNNNNNNNNNNNNNNNNNNNNNNNNNNNNNNNNNNNNNNNNNNNNNNNNNNNNNNNNNNNNNNNNNNNNNNCAATAAATCACATCTTGTTTGAATGTCCCTACGCTCGCCTTGTCTGGGCACTATCTCCAGTTCATGCACCTGTCGATGGTATTATGTCTGACTCCCTATACTCTAATTTATGGCGTGTGATGAGCCTCCAAGATAGATATCCCAAGGAAGAAGCATGCGCTGATCTCGTACCGTGGCTGTTATGGCGCATCTGGAAAAACAGAAACGATTTCCTTTTCCAGGGCAAAGACTATGCAGCTCAAGACGCAGTCAACAAAGCCCTCGAGGACATGAAAGAATGGTTGGAGAGATCAGAGGAAGAAAAAAAGGAGGTGAAAAAGCTCACAGTAGACAGACCGCGAGTCAAATGGAAACCCCCACCAGAAGGTTGGATCAAATGCAATGCTGATGGGAGTTGGCACAAGAACCGGCAAAATCAGGGAGTTGGGTGGGTGAGTAGAGACTACACAGGTCGGATGCTGTGGGCAGGAGCTCGAAGGTTTCAGGGAGTGGGCTCACCAATAGAAACTGAGGCAACAGCGCTACAATGGGCAATCCAGTCGATGATTCGCTTCGGTTACAAGCATGTCCAGTTCGAAACAGATTCTCTGGTTCTGGCCAAGATGATTAATGGTAAGGAGGAGACATGGCCAAAACTGAAGCCAATCATACAGGAGATCACCCACTCCCTCTCAACAAACCGGAGCTATAGGGTCGAGTACTTTGCCCGTGAAGGTAATAAAACGGCAGATAGGATAGCGAAGGAAGCTTTTTCTTTTATGAATCATGTTCCTAAGTTGTATTCTGTTATGCCAAGTTGGTTAATCCATGTCATAGAGGCTGATATGCCTTCTCTAGGATCAAACTATGATGTAGGTCCTAACAATGTTGGATAATGAAAGTAGATGTTGAGCCAAAAAAAAAAAAAACAAATGCATTTTGGTAAGTTTTGATAAGACAACTAAGTAAAACTAGAGATTTAAAATTAGATTGAAGGTAAATGATAAGAAGGATGGCTGACCATGCTTTATGGATTTGAACAAAAGTTGCAAAAACAGAACATATAATTTGTAAAAAGACGACAAAAAAAACTTGTGTCCCCTGCTTCTCGCATGGTTCATCGGATGTGTTCATGTTATTCTGATTGGTTCTCTTTATTCCTCCCTCTCTCTCTCTCTGTCTCATCTACCTTCCTCTGTCTCGTTTCATTACAATCTCATAAAAATTTCTTACACTTTAACGTGGGTCCTTCAACCTCTTGAAGGACCCCGCCATCGTTAATCCCCTCAACAAAAAAAAAGTTTCAATCTTTATTGTAATTTAGGCTTTTTCAGATTCTGATAATCATGAATTGTTTTCCATGTTTCAATTCACAAAGGAACAGAAACCTTTCTTGTAAGAACAGGACTAACGAACACGATGATCACGACTTCAGACCACCTGGTAATCATAATAACGTTTTTAAAACATTTTACATATATTTAAAAAGCTGTTAGCTTTCTTTTTCCCGCGACTTTCGAATTATGAAAACTTGATAAAATGTGGTTTCAGTGGCGACGACGAAACATATAGAGGAAAGAGAAACAGAGCAAACTCCGCTTAAAACGTTCAATTTCCGGGAACTAGCGATGGCGACAAAGAACTTCCGGCAAGAATGTCTTATAGGAGAAGGTGGGTTCGGTAGGGTTTACAAAGGAACCCTTCAATCTACTGGCCAGGTTTATTACTCCCCTTCAAAAATTTCACAACTTTAGATACGTTTTCAATGATTCATTACAATGATGGGACGAAACTAATATTACATGTTGTAGCTTCGGTTCCGAACCTCCTAGTATTTTTTTAAAAATGTTATTTGGTTGCTTTTGTGAGTGTAGGTTGTAGCTGTGAAGCAGCTAGACAAGCATGGACTACATGGTAACAAAGAGTTTCAAACACAAGTCCTGTCATTAGATAAACTCCAACACCCGAATCTCGTCAAGCTGATAGGATACTGTGCTGATGGAGACCAACGGCTTTTAGTCTATGAATATTTCTCTAGTGTTTCCCTTCAAGACCATCTCTACGGTAAATAACATTCACCTTTTAAAAACATTTTCAATGTTTTAGAGATTGATGACAATGGGGTCTGATACGCAGAGCATAAGCCAAGCCACAAGCATATGGATTGGATAACGAGGATGAAGATTGCCTTTGGTGCAGCGGAAGGACTGGATTACTTACATGATAAAGTGAATCCACCGGTGATATACCGTGATCTAAAAGCTTCTAACGTCTTGTTAGACGACGAGTTTTACCCTAGGCTTTGTGATTTTGGTTTGCAAATTCTATCCCCCGGGGCTGGTGACAGCTTGTTTCTTTCTTCGAGGGTTATGGACACTTATGGTTACTCAGCACCTGAGTACACGCGAGGGGAAGAGGTCACTATCAAATCAGATGTTTATAGCTTTGGAGTTGTGTTGCTTGAACTTATAACTGGTAGAAGAGCTATTGACACTACTAAACCTAACGATGAACAAAACCTAGTTGCTTGGGTAACACGCTACATCTCTTCCTTGTCTTTGAAGCATTTCTTTTTGATGATTTGTTTATGTTTTTATATGCGTAGGCACAACCGATATTTAGAGATCCAACTAGATATCCGGATATGGCGGATCCTCTCTTGAGGAAGAAGTTCTCAGAGAGAGGGTTGAATCAAGCAGTGGCGATAACATCAATGTGTTTACAAGATGAACCAAGTGCTCGTCCTTTGATAAGCGATGTCATGGTTGCGCTTAGCTTCCTTTCCATGTCTACAGACGGTGTACCAACCGCGGTTCCGGTGTCATCGTTTAGGGACAAGAGTATGTCTATTGCTTTGAGCAGACACGGTTCTTGTTCTGTGGTTCCCTTTTCTCTTCCTCGGAAAGAGGAAGAGTATGCATCTAGTGTCTCATCATCAGACTCAGAAGATGAAGAAGAACAAGAAGAAGAATCAAGAAGTATGAAGAAGCAAGATGAGGAAACAAAAGGAAACGATTCAGAAGATGAGTCTGATTCAAACTCAGAGAAGGATCAAGAAGAAGAACAAGATTCTCCTCAGTTGGAGAAAGCTAGAAGCTCTAGCAGTTCATCTGACTCTGGAAGCGAGAGGAGAAGGTCTATTGAAGAAACTAATGCAACTGCTCAGAGCTTGAAGATAAAGTATGGTTATAGCTCTGAAGAGGAAGATAACGAGAGGCTGAGCAGTAAAAGCAGCTTTAAATCAAATGGAGAGAGTTTGCTTTCTTTGCGGTTTGACAGCGAAAGAAATCACAATGATTCGTCTAACAACACAAGCATGCGAGTCAATAGTCTTGCTCATGATGATGATGATGAGGAGGAGGAGAATCATGAAACTCGGCTTGAGCATATTCATAGCTCAAAATCTGAAGTCCAAAGTATTTATTCAGACGATAATACATGCGAGGGAAGTGGTGACTCGTCTTTGCGTCGGATCGAACCAGAGGAAGAAGACCATGATTCTTCTGATCAAGAGTGAATATTTTTTTCAAGAGTTTTCTCTCAGAACTTGTTGATTAAGAAAGTCGTGATTGAACACATTTGCAACACGAATAAAATGTTTCAACTTCTCTTGTTTTAAAACAAACCAGTTCTTGTCGCATGAATCTAACATACATTTGTCTGCAACTCTTTTCGGAAATATGAAACTTAACACACACTTTTGTGTTTATACCTTGAATACAGTGTGTTAGGAGTAAAATGTTTACAATACATTATCCAACCATTTTGTTTTCCAAAATATTTTCATTAGCTAGGAGATCAATGTTACAAAGTTAAAAGATTATAACTAGTTATACAAAAGTACTCTAATAGAAACCATATTTTATTTTCTAATAGTTACTATATGTTTTATACTTTTTTCTAAACGCTAGACTTGCTGAGATATGTTATGTATAGTAGATGAACTCATGGGTTGGATCTAGAAAGCATTTTTCTAAATAGTATTAGGAAAAACAATATTTTGTGAACCACCGATTGAGGTAGTCAATTATTGAGATGGCTTGTTGTACACTTGTACTCTATACATATAAAAAGGTTCAATTATATGTATTTATTAATGTTAAGTGGTCAATTTATAATGGTATCAAATGGTTAAGTATGTGACAAAAATATATATATAGAGAAACAAAAGAAAATTACAGAAAAGAAGGCCTTGGCATCATAACATTTGGTGTTATATTCTGCTGAGGAAAATGTTCAATTTTCTAATAATAGATTGCTTGGTTCCAAGGGGATGTAACACATAATGTACATTTTTAATCATTTAAGCCAATCATTATGCATACATTATAGAGTTCTTGAGTATTCATTATAGACTCCATCTGAAGTTAAAATTATTTTTTTTAATTACAGGATTTTTTTTTTGTAAATAATAAAAAAGCAAGTGTGTAAAATTTGGATAAGATTGATCGATGAGAAATGTATTGATACAACTCAATTCTTACATAATGCATATATACAGTATTATAGTTTTCAAAATATCAAATGTACTAGTGCAAAGGATACGTCACTAAAAGAAACAATCTACCAAACAGTAGTTGAACTCAATGCACAAAAGAAAAGAAGAAAAGAAGAAAATAAAACTAAAGCTATCACTTTCTTCTCTAGCGAACCGTAACTTCATGTGCACACGTTAACATCATTGTAACTTCACAACAAAGTCAGAAGAACACATAACACGACCACCACCAAATTGTATTCCAACAAAGTTTATAAACAAAACAATATAGAATTACATTAAAACATTTGGTGGGTTATCATTTTCATAGTATATATACGCAATATGAATATAAGTAATGTAAAAGGAAAGGCTTGGTAGAAAATGAGAGATAGAATGGAGAGACTTGTGGTGCTTCCTTTCTCCGTCGGATGTTTCTCCGACTCAAGCGTCGACGTTTTATCTCCTCTCTCTAAGCATCATCATCATCACTACCATTCTCCTCAAGGTTCTTTCCCTATTCATAGATAATGTAGTGTATGTATTAAGGTAAAATCCCATGCATGTATCTTTTATGTGATATACTGATGTATTTTCGAAAGGGATTCGTGACCAAGAGGAGGAAGAAAACATGAAGAATGTATTCAAGTTCCTAGCGGTATCTAAACCGGAGATATCTACGGGTATTAACCGGCTTTTCAAGAGCTTCAAGACCATTTCTCAACTCTTTGGTAATCTTATCTAATATTGTCAAAGTAAACACTTGATAGACCCACTTTTTATCTATGTTTTTTGCTTCATGTTAATAACGTAGCTTACAAAGAAGAAGAAGAGAGTGAAGAAGGAGAGACATCAGGACTAATGGAGATAGGAGCACCGACAAACGTAAAACATGTATCGCACATTGGTTGGGAAAGCAGTAGAGAATGGAAAGATCTCATACCGCCGGAGTTGCTCGCAGCCGCCGCTGCAAAAGAAGACGCCGCCGCCGGAGTTGCTCATCTTCAACCAACTTTATAATTCACTTCCTCTATTTAAATTTATTTTATGTTTTGTACACGAATCTAGACATACTTTGATACATATGGCCAATATGGGGGATATCTGATCTATAAATATAATGTATGATATGCCGTATATATATTGGAGTGTATAGTGGTTATATATAATATCTAAATGTGTTTGTATGTAAATAGTAAGAAATGAATATGATATATATGCGCAAACTGTTATAAAATAATTTTAATGTTTTAGAATATACTCTTTCCGTTTCCGAAAGTAAAATTTTCTATAGTTTATTTTTGTTCCACAAAAATAGATTTTCTATATTTTTAAGGTACTTTTGTATACTTATGAGAAACATTAATTGTGAATATTTGAATTGATTAAATTTTATTGGTGGATAGTTATTGGAAAGTGTATTAATAAAATAAATTGTAAATTAAATTGTAAACATTTATTATATTCTTAATAAACGTGAAAACTCTAGAAAATCTTACTTCCGGGAACGGAAAGAGTATATATTAAACATTATTGGAGGCATTCATTCAGTTAAGTTTAAACTTATTTTCTGATATTATTAGTGGTACTGAGGATTTTCATTTTTGGCACTTCATATGATTTTGAAATATAATCAACAAAGCACTTGGAATGTTAAAAAAACAACTAAATCTGATTCTACAACTTCATACTATTAGATAGTTTATTGTCATAAATATATGATTTTAACAAACCATTAGACAAAACAAAAAATGATTTTAACTTCTAGAAACCGTTGATTCGTGAACCAAACAATGACTAGCTGTGGGAACAAAAAAAATAGAAAATTCTAAAAATTGACTATCTGTCAAGTCAAACAGATAGATTCGTAGGATGTGTCATAATCTTGGGAGATTACAGATAAAACACTCCAACTTTTTAGTGAATGAATCCAACAAACA
It encodes:
- the LOC106319080 gene encoding uncharacterized protein LOC106319080 — its product is MQCIMAEGALITLDSDDILATAEHHHHHPLAVGREFPDVETCRRTLKDLAIALHFDLRIVKSDRSRFIAKCSKEGCPWRIHAAKCPGVSTFTVRTLNAEHTCDGVRDLHHQQASVGWVARSVEARIRDNPQYKPKEILQDIRDEHGVAVSYMQAWRGKERSMAALHGTYEEGYRFLPAYCEQIKVSNPGSVAFATASGPESCFQRLFIAYRACISGFFSSFRPLLELDRAHLKGKYLGAILCAAAVDADDGLFPLAIAVVDNESGENWSWFLSEVRKLLGMNTDAIPRLTILSERQSGVVEAVETHFPTAFHGFCLRYVSESFRDTFKNTKLVNIFWSAVYALTAAEFEGKIAEMNEISQDVPCWFELFPPHLWAVAYFQGVRYGHFGLGITEVLYNWALECHELPITQMMEHIRHQISSWFEARRDMSMRWNSILVPSAERRVTEAVSDARCYQVLRANEVEFEIVSTERTNIVDIRTRVCSCRRWELYGLPCAHAAAALISCGQNVHMFAEPCFTVSSYQQTYSGVIKEVADRRMWKEEGGEGGLMRIRPPKTRRPPGRPKKKVVRVENLKRPKRIVQCGRCHLLGHSQKKCTQPI
- the LOC106316589 gene encoding serine/threonine-protein kinase CDL1-like, whose translation is MNCFPCFNSQRNRNLSCKNRTNEHDDHDFRPPVATTKHIEERETEQTPLKTFNFRELAMATKNFRQECLIGEGGFGRVYKGTLQSTGQVVAVKQLDKHGLHGNKEFQTQVLSLDKLQHPNLVKLIGYCADGDQRLLVYEYFSSVSLQDHLYEHKPSHKHMDWITRMKIAFGAAEGLDYLHDKVNPPVIYRDLKASNVLLDDEFYPRLCDFGLQILSPGAGDSLFLSSRVMDTYGYSAPEYTRGEEVTIKSDVYSFGVVLLELITGRRAIDTTKPNDEQNLVAWAQPIFRDPTRYPDMADPLLRKKFSERGLNQAVAITSMCLQDEPSARPLISDVMVALSFLSMSTDGVPTAVPVSSFRDKSMSIALSRHGSCSVVPFSLPRKEEEYASSVSSSDSEDEEEQEEESRSMKKQDEETKGNDSEDESDSNSEKDQEEEQDSPQLEKARSSSSSSDSGSERRRSIEETNATAQSLKIKYGYSSEEEDNERLSSKSSFKSNGESLLSLRFDSERNHNDSSNNTSMRVNSLAHDDDDEEEENHETRLEHIHSSKSEVQSIYSDDNTCEGSGDSSLRRIEPEEEDHDSSDQE
- the LOC106316618 gene encoding CRIB domain-containing protein RIC4-like isoform X2, producing the protein MRDRMERLVVLPFSVGCFSDSSVDVLSPLSKHHHHHYHSPQGIRDQEEEENMKNVFKFLAVSKPEISTAYKEEEESEEGETSGLMEIGAPTNVKHVSHIGWESSREWKDLIPPELLAAAAAKEDAAAGVAHLQPTL
- the LOC106316618 gene encoding CRIB domain-containing protein RIC4-like isoform X1, translating into MRDRMERLVVLPFSVGCFSDSSVDVLSPLSKHHHHHYHSPQGIRDQEEEENMKNVFKFLAVSKPEISTGINRLFKSFKTISQLFAYKEEEESEEGETSGLMEIGAPTNVKHVSHIGWESSREWKDLIPPELLAAAAAKEDAAAGVAHLQPTL